The following are encoded in a window of Allosphingosinicella indica genomic DNA:
- a CDS encoding peroxiredoxin, with product MRKSLFAALLLSFAMPASAALPVGAPAPDFTTRGAIAGKVFKLHLAEQLKKGPVVLYFFPAAFTPGCTLEAQEFAEATDDFNKLGATVIGMSADPIDKLAKFSVSECRNKFAVASAGNSLIDKYDVALPLKVGLSNRTSYVISPQGRILYAHSDMSHRDHVKNTLAAVRKWRAEQK from the coding sequence ATGCGCAAATCCCTCTTCGCCGCCTTGCTGCTGTCGTTTGCCATGCCGGCGTCGGCGGCGCTCCCCGTCGGCGCGCCCGCGCCCGATTTCACGACCCGCGGCGCGATCGCCGGCAAGGTGTTCAAGCTGCACCTCGCCGAACAGCTCAAGAAGGGGCCGGTCGTCCTCTATTTCTTCCCTGCCGCCTTCACCCCCGGCTGCACGCTCGAGGCGCAGGAATTCGCCGAGGCGACCGACGATTTCAACAAGCTCGGCGCAACGGTGATCGGCATGTCGGCCGATCCGATCGACAAGCTCGCCAAGTTCAGCGTCTCGGAATGCCGCAACAAGTTCGCGGTGGCATCGGCGGGCAACAGCCTCATCGACAAATATGATGTCGCGCTGCCGCTGAAAGTCGGGCTTTCCAACCGCACCTCCTACGTCATCTCGCCGCAAGGCCGCATCCTCTACGCGCACAGCGACATGAGCCACCGCGACCACGTCAAGAACACGTTGGCCGCCGTCCGCAAGTGGAGAGCCGAGCAGAAATAG
- a CDS encoding thermonuclease family protein — MRAFLNLLLFGAMVALAIWFERGREQSITAADGSAVHVIDGDSLRVGGVEIRLAGIDAPEYRQTCRDGAGAAWACGKDARETLVRLVAAGGLDCRSRAEDRYGRALATCRTGTGDVARAMVAAGFAESARDDRFDAHPDVMAEAKAAKRGIWRGDHQHPADWRRANVG; from the coding sequence ATGCGCGCCTTCCTCAATCTCCTGCTGTTCGGTGCGATGGTCGCGCTCGCGATCTGGTTCGAGCGCGGGCGCGAGCAGTCGATCACCGCCGCCGACGGCAGCGCGGTGCATGTCATCGACGGCGACAGCCTTCGGGTCGGCGGGGTCGAAATCCGCCTCGCCGGGATCGACGCGCCCGAATATCGCCAGACATGCCGCGACGGTGCGGGCGCGGCATGGGCATGCGGCAAGGACGCGCGCGAGACGCTCGTCCGCCTGGTCGCGGCAGGCGGCCTCGATTGCCGATCGCGCGCGGAAGATCGCTACGGCCGCGCGCTCGCGACGTGCCGGACGGGCACCGGCGATGTCGCCCGCGCGATGGTCGCGGCGGGGTTCGCCGAAAGCGCGCGCGATGACCGTTTCGACGCGCATCCCGACGTCATGGCGGAAGCGAAGGCGGCGAAACGCGGCATCTGGCGCGGTGATCATCAGCACCCGGCCGACTGGCGGCGCGCCAACGTGGGCTGA